Proteins from one Meriones unguiculatus strain TT.TT164.6M chromosome 10, Bangor_MerUng_6.1, whole genome shotgun sequence genomic window:
- the Lamtor5 gene encoding ragulator complex protein LAMTOR5, with protein sequence MDDGMEPESTDPEPNARQDGSGPDSYAFRKERGRSAALNLVPLETPSGLLPRSGHVTEAFREGGSVLLRGPGLGRTAGGMEATLEQHLEDTMKNPSIVGVLCTDSQGLNLGCRGTLSDEHAGVVSVLAQQAAKLTSDPTDIPVVCLESDNGNIMIQKHDGITVAVHKMAS encoded by the exons ATGGATGATGGCATGG AACCGGAAAGCACGGACCCCGAGCCGAACGCCAGGCAGGACGGGTCCGGTCCAGACAGCTACGCTTTTCGTAAAGAGCGCGGACGCAGCGCAGCGCTGAATTTGGTCCCACTGGAGACGCCGTCCGGGCTCCTGCCTCGCTCAGGTCACGTGACCGAGGCTTTCCGTGAAGGAGGAAGCGTTTTACTGCGGGGTCCTGGGCTGGGGCGGACAGCGGGCGGGATGGAGGCGACTTTGGAGCAGCATTTGGAAGACAC AATGAAGAATCCATCCATTGTTGGAGTCCTGTGCACAGATTCACAAGGACTCAATCTGGGCT GCCGTGGTACCCTATCAGATGAGCATGCTGGAGTGGTATCTGTTCTAGCCCAGCAGGCAGCTAAGCTAACCTCTGACCCCACTGACATCCCTGTGGTATGTTTAGAATCAGACAATGG GAACATCATGATCCAGAAACACGATGGCATCACAGTGGCAGTGCACAAAATGGCCTCTTGA